In Zingiber officinale cultivar Zhangliang chromosome 11B, Zo_v1.1, whole genome shotgun sequence, a single window of DNA contains:
- the LOC122033991 gene encoding F-box/kelch-repeat protein At3g61590-like: MEDSWEDSYPIYHEVVEIRTMPLYSDGEEEREILLSWEAILPDELLQKVLSLLPVANIIKLSIVCKRWYEVVHSSPPLSWGMMAPQKPLLFRSFFNDDAFSGSVYDPCLLRWYNFDLPHLEKSMRHTSSSCGLVCLMNPDDGNRLLVGNPIKRDWKLLPQVPGGSSPQFNALALSFDRRTCSYTVVVAKCSHTLLPGNSDQWHLSVHIYESTTKSWATPFTQDIGFWMGSNEAVICNGVLYYFMRPHPVQHPHLVAFHLAKPPSTTESLIQESIPVPFDLTCAGLINLSNKLVMVGRMARPRRGVVILELEDKTWREVSHMPICAYMPFDIENFICCGASDFLFVHSSVWPELLTLDMRQKVRTWSSQLGPWPHFYTKSLEIRSLYNCGFCFEPRLDVSS; the protein is encoded by the coding sequence ATGGAGGATTCGTGGGAGGATAGTTATCCCATCTACCACGAGGTAGTAGAGATCAGGACGATGCCTCTCTATAGTGACGGCGAAGAAGAGAGGGAGATATTGCTGTCGTGGGAAGCCATTCTACCTGATGAACTCCTGCAGAAGGTGCTCTCCTTGTTGCCCGTCGCTAACATCATCAAATTAAGCATCGTGTGCAAACGGTGGTACGAAGTGGTTCACTCCAGTCCCCCGTTGTCGTGGGGGATGATGGCGCCACAGAAGCCGTTGCTCTTCAGGTCTTTCTTTAACGACGACGCCTTCTCGGGCAGCGTGTACGACCCTTGTCTCCTCCGGTGGTACAACTTCGACTTACCCCACTTAGAAAAGAGCATGCGTCACACGTCCTCCTCCTGCGGCTTGGTCTGCTTAATGAACCCCGATGACGGGAATCGCCTATTGGTCGGCAATCCCATCAAGAGAGACTGGAAGCTGCTTCCTCAAGTCCCCGGCGGCTCCTCCCCCCAGTTTAACGCACTCGCCTTGTCGTTCGACCGCCGCACGTGCAGCTACACCGTGGTCGTCGCCAAGTGCAGCCACACACTGCTGCCAGGGAATTCCGACCAATGGCACTTATCCGTCCACATTTACGAATCAACGACAAAATCGTGGGCCACGCCCTTCACCCAAGACATCGGCTTCTGGATGGGCAGCAATGAGGCCGTCATATGCAACGGCGTGCTCTACTACTTCATGCGCCCGCACCCGGTGCAACACCCCCACTTAGTGGCGTTCCATCTCGCCAAGCCACCCTCTACCACTGAATCTCTGATTCAAGAATCGATTCCTGTTCCATTTGATCTTACCTGTGCTGGATTGATCAACCTGTCGAACAAATTGGTCATGGTCGGAAGGATGGCCAGGCCGCGTAGGGGAGTGGTGATTTTGGAACTCGAGGATAAGACATGGCGGGAGGTGTCTCATATGCCGATTTGCGCGTACATGCCGTTTGACATCGAAAATTTCATCTGCTGCGGCGCCAGCGACTTCCTCTTCGTGCACTCCTCAGTGTGGCCGGAGCTACTGACCTTAGACATGAGGCAGAAGGTGCGGACATGGTCGAGCCAGCTGGGTCCGTGGCCGCACTTCTACACTAAGTCATTGGAGATCAGGTCCCTATACAACTGCGGCTTCTGCTTCGAACCGAGACTCGACGTCTCCTCTTGA